From Granulicella arctica:
TCCCGTAGGCTGAAGGCCAGCAAACACTCCCTTGTGAACTCCACGAATCGTGCAACGGACAGCCACGATGTCACCTTCAGCAACCATCTGATCTGCGATCAACTCATAGTTGGGAAATCCGGCCTCTGCACCACGAATATGTTCTTTAAGGGCCGGGTCACTTACGAACCGGTCGATCAGATCCTGAGGCTTGGGCCGACCCGACAATGCTTTGAAACACTCTTCAATAAACACTTTACTTTCAATGCCTAAAGCATTCATATGGACTCCGGTGATTCGGTAGAGTGGACTAACTGCGAAAATCCTAAGTTCTTACAGTGCGAGGCGGGCCCACAAAAGATGCGAAAAAAACAAAACGAAAACCAAATCACGGAAGATAGCATTTATCAATTTGGTGAATTCTCGCTTTCACAGTCCGAGCGTCGACTATTCCAAGGCACGAAGAACCTGTTGCTGCCGCCCAGAGCCTTCGACGCCTTGTGCCTGTTAGTGCGCAACCACAGCAGTCTGGTATCACGAAGCGAGATGGTGAACACACTCTGGCCCGGAGTTCACGTCACCGAAGCGAACCTTACCAACATCATCGTGCGCCTGCGAAAACTTCTTGGCCGGGA
This genomic window contains:
- a CDS encoding ester cyclase, with translation MNALGIESKVFIEECFKALSGRPKPQDLIDRFVSDPALKEHIRGAEAGFPNYELIADQMVAEGDIVAVRCTIRGVHKGVFAGLQPTGKPVSSELMIFYKIKEERIAGHWMQIDMASLMKQLTD